The Candidatus Berkiella aquae sequence TGCTGCTGCTGTTAATGAAGCCATCAAAATATTATCATGCCCTTTGCAACGAGCGATTTATTTACTCAAAATCAAGGGTGTTGACACGGAAAGTGAAACCGATACCCAAATGCCGATGGCGTTTTTAGCAGAACAAATGGAATTGCGAGAGCAGCTCATGGATGTTTCAGATGAGTCAGAACGTATTACCTTAGAAAATAAGATTAATGATGCGTGGCAAGCTTGTGAAAAAGGTTTAACACAAACACTCGATGCCACCCCAACCGATTTACCTGCTGCAAGATTATGGGTGCGAAAAATGCAATTTTACGCACGCTTACGTGAGGAAGTACAGCTATGTCTTTGTTAGAGATTAAGATGCCAGTTCTTAAGCAGCAAGAACGACTCGCAGTGGGTATCGATTTGGGTACTACGCATTCGTTGATAGCTTGTGATATTAAAGGTGAGGTCCAAATATTAACGGATGAAGCAGCAGAGGAACTTTTACCATCGGTTGTGCATTATCAGCAAGATGGTCAAACGTTAGTCGGTACTGCGGCCAAGGCAT is a genomic window containing:
- the hscB gene encoding Fe-S protein assembly co-chaperone HscB; this encodes MIDFDYFALFGVPPVFTQDLATLKARYLELQQTMHPDNFVNALAHERQLAISYAAAVNEAIKILSCPLQRAIYLLKIKGVDTESETDTQMPMAFLAEQMELREQLMDVSDESERITLENKINDAWQACEKGLTQTLDATPTDLPAARLWVRKMQFYARLREEVQLCLC